Genomic DNA from Hordeum vulgare subsp. vulgare chromosome 2H, MorexV3_pseudomolecules_assembly, whole genome shotgun sequence:
GTCACCAGACGCAAGAACAAAGCTCTGATCATCTGGAAGCGATGTTGAAAGAAACCTTCATGGTATTTTGGGTCTAGTGTGAAGTAGTTCGTGTTCAGAAGGCGGGCGTCGACGATCCTATACTAGGAAATAACTCTTCAGCCATTTAGCGAACCCTTGAAGTTCAACACGTGCTGCTCTTCCTTCATCATTTGTACTTGAATGGTCATCATTTCAACATCTCCGTCACCCAAATCCGACCATTCAATGAACTCTTTGTTTATGAATTCATCAATGTTCGTGTTTCGTAGCTATCATTCAACGATGTATCCATCAGTGACCTGCAAATGATTAAAACAATAAAAAACTGCTCGAACATTTCGTAGAACACACACAACATGAGGTGTATATCCGGAGGAGATGGACGTACATGATGGTGTACGGTGGCGGCACATTCGGAGGCGTTGTGGGTTGTGGACGACAACGAAGCAACAACAAGGGGGAGCTACAATAACACTTGTGTGGACGAGACGGAAAAGAGAAAAGGAACATGTCAGCTCGGCCAAGAAGGGGTGGCTTCAAACGATTTAGTGTGGCCCTTCCGGCCAGTCCTACATGACAAACACGTATGAGTGTACCCATATGTGCCCTACATATGAGCATGGCAAGGGGATTGTCGGTCCAATCGGTCGTTTGGGTTGGATTTGACTCGTGTGATTGAATGACATTTTTTGTTCGAAGAAGGACTGGGCAGACATTTTAAAAGTTTGGAGTGTATGGCCTCCGGTTGTAGATACTCACATCATTGCAGTGTGCCCTAGAGAGCCCATACGTGCCCTCgtgtcatcttcatcttcatagtTCCTTTTTCATATTTATGGATCAAAACAAAATAACAGCGATATTCACCTGACGTTGTTTACACTGGTCGGTCGGTGCAATTGCAAGTGTGAATGCAACGAGTATGATAAATAAATATCCCTTTCTTGGTATataatcgtggttgtcgtgccgtGATTAGGCCAGCAGACCCTCACCACACCGTCATCACCACACCACATACAAAAACATAATCTCGTGAACAAAATAAGATTGTTTTTCCAACAGAAAAAACTactcagagagagagaggtggggaagGTCAAGCCGAGAGGAGACGCACAGATCCCTCCCTCTCCTCTGCacacctctcctctcctctctccccctcGACGCGGCAAAaacagggaggagagagagacagacagagggagggagggagcccgAATCCCTGCGATCTCCCCTCCCGGTCGGAGGATCCGGCGATCAGCCATGAACGAGAAGGCCTCCGTCTCCAAGGAGCTCAACGCCAGGCACAAGAAGGTCCGTCCCGTCGCCACTGTTCCCCCCTTCCCCTCAACACCATCATCGTTAGATCGGAGCCACGCGCTGCTGCTTCGAATGGACCGGGAATCAAACGAGAGCCGACGGGACGCGCAGCTCCTCTTTTCGGGCGGGATTCGGGATCCGCGACGGCGTGGATCTGCGATTGGTTTTGCGGTTCCTGATGAGGAGCAGATCCGAGCTTTCCCCTCGCCGCGTTTTGATGACCGAGAAATCAAGAAAGTGGACGCGGTTGCTAGTTGCGCGTTAGGTAGCTCGATCAGACAGCCTTGTCCAAGTGAGTTGACAGATGGAAATCGCCATTCGGCGGTTTGATTGTAGATTTCATCGCTCCGTTGCGGATTTCCGTCTCTTGGGTGGGATTATAGAGAAGGTGCAATGCTTGCTCATATGCTGCTTCATAGTATCTGTTGCTCATATACCTTTGGGGCACAAAACTTGAGTAACACCCTCCTGTTCGATAGAGTAGTAGCACTCTGTTATGTGATGTAGTAGCACTCTAGTATGTCCACGGTACCAAATAAGGGCAAGCATGACGTAGGTCccgtcaaatatcacttcaatttGGTGCCTCCTATATTTGTGTGGCACAAATCGTGGAACAGAAGGGTTATTACATCGTGTAAGTAATCTCACTGGCTATCTTTGATGTAACCTGAGCCAAAAGGAAGCGACAGCATGTGTGCTTGTTATGTTGCAATCAAATATTTCTGTTCCGTGTGTTACTCATGTTTGTCGTGTAGTGCTTATGACCCGTCGTCATTCTTTGTCTACATTTATTTCCAGATATTGGAAAGCCTTCTGCGGTTGCCGGAGAACAGAGAATGTGCAGACTGCAAATCAAAGTGAGTGGTCCTATGCAATTGGTTGTTTTGAACGTAGCTATTGATGGGTCGGACAAAATTTATGTTATTGATAGATTTGACATGGCCTATTTTGGTAGGCAACTGTTTGATTCATGAATTGGACATTTCAGTCGTCAGTTCCATTTGCTAATCCGTGTTATGCTTATAGAGTTAATGCTATAGTAGTTATTTTATGCCTTACCTTGTGTTTCAAGATTTAATATCTTAGGTTGGCCTATACTATGCACGTGGGAATAGATTTATTGTGTTGATGCATCATTAGTCCTTGTATCTAGAAAGGTGACAACTACAAATCTGTGGAGAAAGATGTTGAAATGATATTGTTCAGTTATAGTTACCTTTTAGTCTAGTCTTCTCCCTCTATCTCCGTTCGCATGTGTGGATGCTTTGAGTTCCATTTCTATGCATTCATTGCGAATTGAACACTTGTGCTCACAATTCTTGTTCTAGTCACAACAATTGCTAACACTTTGCCCATGCTGCAGGGGTCCTCGATGGGCAAGTGTCAATCTTGGGATCTTTGTATGCATGCAGTGTTCTGGAATTCATAGAAGCCTTGGGGTACACATATCAAAGGTCAGTCATTTGCATTAGTCAACTGCTTCTTTTTCCGACTCCACTCTCGCTGGAAAAGCTATGTCTTCATTTAGTTGTTTTGACAAGACTTAGtagaagccacaatggtgatgtcTGGCATGAGGCGAACAACGTTTCAGGACAATTTGGGCATGCTAGGGTTCTTGAAATGCCCAACGTCTTAAACTCATTGCCTGCTAAATAGGTAAATTGAGTTGATGTAAGCATATCATAATACAACCCAATAAAGTGGTCATGCTCCAGAACTCAGTTTCTGTGGGTTAGCTTAGCCCCGTCATACCCCACAAGGAAAAAATAAACATTGTAGGCCATTCTCTTTTTCATGGATTTTGAGTATTCATATGCCTATGTTTCTGTTACTTTGGTTTTGTAGCATTCCAGTATGATTGTGTTGAGCAatgttgaagtgtatatgtggattgcctagccctttccatcagttcggacttttggttgcattggctacttggctagtgcatgaagcttaacatggtatcagagtctaaggtcttgagttcaaatccTGGCTTTCGCAACTTATGCAAAAattgctgccccccccccctttgtccACGTATAGGCCTCTTTTGAGCCATACCTCTGAGTCTATCCACGTgttgactttcagcatcacacgtgagagggggtgttgaagtgtatatgtgtATTGCCtggccctttccatcagttcggacttttggttgcattggctagtgcatgaagcttaacaagtAGAAACCAAAATAGTGTACTTACCAGGAGAGAACATCAACAGTTCTTTAACTGTTCCTTATGTTCAGTTCTTTATGGCATAacttttcttactttcatcttGTCTGCCGTATTATGTACATTTGAGGATTATGCAACATTCAGTTTTTATTCCATTCCTACAAAACATTCCTTCCTGATGCAGGTAAGGTCTGCTACTCTAGATACATGGCTGCCAGAGCAAGTTGCATTTATTCAATGTATGGATTACTCTCTCCTGAAATTTATAAATGAATTTTTTGTTAACAAAACTATGATCTCATTTCATGTGATAATCGTATTCATGTCCTTGCAGCTATGGGAAATGAAAAGGCAAATGGCTATTGGGAAGCAGAGCTGCCCCCTAATTATGACAGGGTTGGGATAGAAAACTTCATCCGTGCGAAGTATGATTCATTCTTGCTCTTACTGTGTAGCATAATTTGTTCTCCATACTTTTCAAATATGTAGTAACATAATGTCTGAAATATAGATACGAGGACAAGAGGTGGATACCAAGGAATGGGACATCAAAACTGCCCTCTGCTGCTCGAGATGAAAAGAGCTCTGAATCTCTGGCCAGTCATGCTAACAGGGGTGGGCACGCTCAAAAATCTTCATTTGAGCAACACCGTGTTTCACCAGCTGCTACGAGAAAAGCTCCTCCAGTGTCTTCTAGGATGCACACGCAGGTAACCCTTTTGCACCACCAAAGGCTTTTACTAGGCAACTATTAATTTGTTGGCACCTGGCCTTGACGGCCTTGGTATTTGTTTTCCTTcatgatgaagtgttgaaagataAGCACTCCTTTTTGAACTCAAGCTGAATAATTCATGTTGCAAAATTCTTGTTACTATGTACGTTAAAAAATTATGGGTTATTATCTGTTGCAAAATTCTTGTTACTTAAGTAATACCAACCGACAACCGTCTAAATATGTAATcttgaatgaagaaagacatgtaAGCTCTCATATAGGGTGTGTTATATGCATTTGATCACATCTACTTTAAGTAATCTCGGGGACTCTGCTTAGTTTTTTGTATTCACTATATCCCATTGAACAAAATTTTCTTCTGTTGATAACCTTGATTTTCGATCTGGAAAATAGGCATCACCTCAGCCAAAAGCAGAACTACCAGTTCCCAAGGTTGCTTCGCCTCCTCAGCCAGCAAAATCTCCTGCTAAAGTTGATGTGACACCCCCAAAAGTTCATCAGCCATCAGTTGCACCCCCTCCGAAAGTTGACTATGCCATTGACCTCTTTAACATGTTATCGATGGACGGAACAACTGAGAAAGAACCAGAGTCATCTTCCCACGACGATAATGCTTGGGATGGGTTCCAGTGTAAGCTCTTACGAGTAATTTTTTGAATGAGAAATTATTCTCTTGTCATGAGCATTGCATGGTGTCTATTTTCTACACTTAGTGGAGATACCATTTTGTTTTTGGATTGCCATGTCAATTCGTTTTGCATTCCTCATGGATATTAAAATTATTCAGCTGCAGAACCAGCACCTAACTCCGAGAAAAAGGATACTGCTAAGCCAGTAGAAAGTAAGGCCCAGTCTACATCAGGAATAGAAGACTTATTTAAAGACTCTCCAACTGTGACAGGGTCTTCAGCTCCAGTTGCTTCCAAATCAAACCCACAGACAGATATCATGAGTCTGTTTGAGAAGGTCAGCACAAGCACTCCCCTCGCTAATATGTTTATTTGAAATGGCTCTGACCACAAGAGCACATGTAGGCTCTACCTAAAAGAAATACTTGTTTTTTGCAGTCGAATATGGTATCACCATTTGCTATCCATCAGCAGCAGCTTGCTTTTATGACCCAGCAGCAAGCTTTACTGATGGCTGCTCTTAAATCTGGAAATGCACCCCAAATGGTTCCGGGGAATGCACCCCAAATGGTTCCTGGAAATGCCAGTGTGCTAAATACTAACGGTTCCAGTGCCCCTAATGGAAGCTTGCCTTCACATAGCTGGCCAAATTTAGGTTATCAAAACCCTGCATCAATTCAGGCAGCAGCACCACAGAATGGTGTCGCCAAGGTGACGACTTGTAGATAATATTTAGATACGGCCATTATAGTGTTATTAGTTATATTGTTTGTTTCATCTCCCTTTTTATTTGGTCTACTGTTTGGCAGGCTGGGAACAACAATCAGGACTTCTTTTCTGGAAACTTTGGTTTTGGTTCGCCCAGGTAAGTTATGTTGTCTTTATGAGTTTGTGTCGGTTCATACTTAAGCAATACTCCTTCCGTTCGTAAATATAAgcctttctagagatttcactagaagactacatatggagcaaaatgagtgagtctacactctaaagtatgtctatatacatccgtatgtagttccctgatgaaacatctaaaaagactagtagtatttaggaacagaggaagtACTACATATGAAAACAGATATTACATTTTGTTTTCTGATGGCACTTGCGGGTTTGCAGCGTGCCAGCAAATGGGGTCACAACTGCAAGTTCTAACAAGAGCACATCGAGCCCTACCTCTTCTACTACCATGCCCTCTCAATCAGGCAAAGAGTACGATTTTTCCTCATTAACTCAAGGAATGTTCTCGAAGCGATGAATGGCTTGGAATGCTTGGAAATGGATGAGAGAGGGGCCTCCATTGGGCGATAAGCACGGCAGATTTAGGAGAAGGTTGGGGGCGCTTGTACACTGTTTTACCGAGGCAGCTTTGCCAATTGTGGATACATAGTTACATCACCTTGTGGGCCAACAAGTGCGGATATGGCAGAAAACTGCTCATGTTGTTTCCTACAGCTGAATAGTCTCATTGTTACAGCGATGCCAAAAACTTCAAACAGAGGATTCCTTTGTGGGCCTGTTGGAACTTTTTTCTCTTGTTCAGGGTGTAGTTGCAATACCATATATCCATTACTTTGTATTGTACGCCAATAATTTTATTCTGTTGTGTTCCACATATGTGATTGTATTGTTGTGGCTTGCCCTTTAAATGCACTGAATGCTGTTTTAACTACCTTTAGTTTTTGCATGTGTTGGTTTTTTCGGTCTGGCTGCACATGATACAAGATTTAGACGGTTCTTGCCCATTAAATTAGTTTTTTGGTTAGTACGGTCTGTCTGCACACGATACAAGATTTAGACGGTTCTCCTCGTCCTCTAAGAAGAGTAGCATATGTGAATCCCTCCTTGAAAATGATCAACTATCGGTACTTGTGATGTACTAAGTATTGAAATGTACATTTCAGCAATATTATTTCTGCCAAAAATAATCAACTGTTGGTACTTGTGATAGACCGATGACATAAACTTTGATATCCACGATAAATGATACAACTACAAAATTGCTGAAACATGTTGGGACGTACAGCAAACATCAGCGCTGCCTGGCCAACCTCCAGTGTCCCAACAGCAACACGTTGGCAAACCTgaagcaatatttcaaaaatcacACCGGCGTTGTTGATCCGTTCCAAGTACCAGTATTATTTCATTCCAAAATAGAGTTACAAACTTGCAATCAGGGAACTGGAGGACATACCAGTCAAGGCGGCGACAGAGCTTTGATTCGCCAGGAGGAGGTTTCGCCTGCCGCAGGCTGATGCGCTCTCAGCATCTTCGTGTAATGCTCAAGGGTATGCGCATTCTCGTCCATCTTGTCGGTAGACATTGTATCCTCGGCCAACTTCACTGCAGCCACCTGCGATATTTCAAAATTGTCCCCAGCGAGCTGCACCTGACGGGCGACATCTTCTTTCCCCAGCTGTGTTAGAACTACAAGCAGGCTTTTAAGCTCCTTTTGCGCTCCAGTGGCCAGAGACATCCCCTTGAGATGCTCCACAAGTGCCATCTCTTCCCCAGGACTGCACAAACAGTGCTTCTAGTGAGTCGACAAGATAAACAGACAAACAGGCTTTAAAATAGTACACTTCCTCCGTAaaaaaaacgtcttacattatcggacggagggagtacaaaacacAGCATTGGGTGCAATAATCTGATAACAAGAAAACAGAGTTGCCTACCTTCCAGCTCGTATCTTGCCACCTTTCTTTTGACGTCTTGACCCACGTGACTTGCTGGCGCTGCTAGATATGACAGACGCACTCGATTCCTTTGTTGATCTGTCCACACAGCATTCGGAAATCATATTAAATAAGGAAGATGGGATTGGAAAATTAAGCACAAGGGCTGGGCAACTTAAAGCGGCACAGTAACAAACCTCGTGGTGTATGCACTCATTTCGCTGAAGCTAGAGCTCACTTCTGAAATGTTGTCGTCTTCGACATCCATAAATCGGTCCTCTGACTGTAGTTTAGCTGCGAGAGATAATCTCCTCTGCCGCACAGCGACGTAGCGTGCTAGATATTTACCCACCTTCagcaatccttcctgatactcagATATCAGCAATGCAGCGCACTCCAGAGCTGCATCTTTAACAGTATCAACAAGATCCTGCCTGCTGTGCATATAAGCCACTCTAAGGGCCTCTTCCCATTCTCTTGCCATGATGTAGCAGCCTACACCTCTATCAACATCTGAACAATACTCCAGTGCGATTGTGGCAGCATCTCCTGGCTTCCCGAGTGCTTGGAACTCATCACATAGCTCCTGTGCTAGCTGAAGAATTTCTTCCTTTGTGAAGTTCAAAAGGCCTGTAACAGTGAACACACCTCTCCAGTCCCCACAGACATGATAAGCTTTCAAAGATTTCTGATATGATGAGCAGCATTGATAAGTTATTGCAGCTTCTCCAAAGCATTTCTCTTCAAAAAGATGGTCACCCCATGCCTCAAGAATTTGATGTCTTTTATCTGGGTCACTAAATAACTGGAGCCCCAGTGGGAAGAGCTGAGGGTTCGAATTAAGGAGTTCCATGCAGTCCGCATGATACTCATTACCAGCAGAAACAATGTTTCTGAGAGCActctcatatcttgcaagtttcaAATCTATTGTGTACCTCATAATAGCAGGAGGTAGGCATTCAAGACCCTTGAGAAAAGGAAGGAACTCCTTTGGATCTTTTTGGGAATTTAAAGCAACTATAGCAGCAAGATTCAGATCATATAGTCCCAAAGCAGCATTAAAAACAGCTTCTGGTTCTGTTAACCAAAGCAAGTGCTTCAAAGACTCTTCAGCAGATGGGTAAAGCTTTCGCCGGCCGTCATCACCCCCATGAAGTTCCAGTTCTCGAATGACTTTAATTCTATTTAATGCTTCTTCCAACAATGGAGGTTCGCTACGCGCCAAAGTGGTCAATATGCACAGTTCTCTTGACGAGCTTTCTTCTGTCTGTTCCTCAAGGGCTTTTCGGACTGCCATCAGTACGGATGTTACTTTGTTCTCTGAGAAGGCGCCATGCAGATTTTCACTATCCATTGAGCTCGAGCACTGCTCAGGAAATGATATGTAGGCCTCATACAGTTTGCTGCTGACATTCTCATTCTTAATTGAGCAAACAAATTCAGTGATATGGCTGAGGTTATTGACTTCTTGAacaaaatctgttgctgacttgaTAAAAGCTTTCCATCCACAATAATCAACCAACATATTGAAATCTATCCGATGGCGTCTTACCATGTCCATTGCATCTTTGAAACGCCTCTGGACCAGTGCCTGAACAATTGCAACAAGGACCAGTTTTCTAGGGTACATACACTCTAAGTTACCACGGGTTGTTTGAATTATGACAGCCGCTTCATCACCATGGAGAACACCAATCAATTTTGCTCCTTTTTCCCACACAGTGATATGCTCTTTGCTTGGCTTTGCTCGAGGATGGCTGTTAACATGGCTATCAATTGTCACTTGGCCGTTTTTAAGTAAAATGTCATTGACGTCCACAATGAATAAAAGATCCTGCTTAGTAATCACAAGCAAGTGGGTCACAACCTGCTCAGTAGCTCCATAAGAACTGGAATAGAATGTGAAGCTGCTGCAGTTGTTGCTCAATAACCTTTTACCCAGGTGCAGTTTACAGCTGTCATCAAGTCCAAGCAGAAGGGTTCGAACCACACCCTTTTCATGGCATGGAACGGCAGTCATTGAAGTACATGATGTTGGAAAATCATAATCAGGGCAAAGATCACCGCTTTGTATTGTTGCAGTCATTCTCAACTCTGAACAGTATTCAACAATCTTTCCTCCACTTAACTGGATAAAAGCTGAACCTCCTTTTGCTGGGTTTCGGGAAACTCCAATAACAGGACCCTCCAGAGGCATTCTCTTTGATACTCTAGCTTGCCAACCAGATGAACTCACTGAACCTGGCAAACAGTCCTCGGAACATACAAGTTTAATCTCATTGACAAAGAACAGAGAATCATGTTTTTCTTCGAAGTTACCAGCTTCACTGGACCTCATGGGTGTTGAAGAGCAGTAATCACTGCAGCCACAGATACCAATTAAGGTACGTGTATCTATCCAAGTGAGATGCATAGAATTATTCAAACTGAAGTCACAATGGCAAGGGTCAACAGTTATCCCATTGCCCTCAAATTCTTCCCATGTATCTGCTGCTGGAAATTCCACAACACATAAGCTGCCATTTGAAAGATAAGCAGTCAAATGGTTCTTTGAGTTCTTGGATACAAAACAAACCTCATTCACTGCACAAGGAAATGCAAGATGGAACAGAGACATAGGGGGTGGCATGAGGCCCAAATGGAGCGGAGTTACAAGGATACGGGGGCCATCAATAACTAATGCAACTGAAGTTTCACTGACAGCAGTAGTCCATGCAAACCtgtgtgcgatgacctcaccttcCAGTGTCCAACAAATGAGATGCAGTGGTTTTGTCGGGTCCCAAGAGAACCTCACCCCCTCTTTCTTTGTGTAGCGCAGTTCTTGTTTCAAATACCAGCGATTGTTGCTGCAGGACCATATTTTAATAACATCATACTGGCCACAAGAAACTAGAGCAGCTAGGAGTTCAGAGTTGCAGTTCCATTTTAATGCTTCGATGACAACCTCTGCTGGTTCTTCAATAGAAAAGTAGCTTCTTTCTAAGCCGTTCTTCTCATAAAATACAATGAGAGGGCA
This window encodes:
- the LOC123425687 gene encoding ADP-ribosylation factor GTPase-activating protein AGD5; the encoded protein is MNEKASVSKELNARHKKILESLLRLPENRECADCKSKGPRWASVNLGIFVCMQCSGIHRSLGVHISKVRSATLDTWLPEQVAFIQSMGNEKANGYWEAELPPNYDRVGIENFIRAKYEDKRWIPRNGTSKLPSAARDEKSSESLASHANRGGHAQKSSFEQHRVSPAATRKAPPVSSRMHTQASPQPKAELPVPKVASPPQPAKSPAKVDVTPPKVHQPSVAPPPKVDYAIDLFNMLSMDGTTEKEPESSSHDDNAWDGFQSAEPAPNSEKKDTAKPVESKAQSTSGIEDLFKDSPTVTGSSAPVASKSNPQTDIMSLFEKSNMVSPFAIHQQQLAFMTQQQALLMAALKSGNAPQMVPGNAPQMVPGNASVLNTNGSSAPNGSLPSHSWPNLGYQNPASIQAAAPQNGVAKAGNNNQDFFSGNFGFGSPSVPANGVTTASSNKSTSSPTSSTTMPSQSGKEYDFSSLTQGMFSKR
- the LOC123425686 gene encoding elongator complex protein 1, producing the protein MKNLKLVTRIVQELQLHLDGETLVVSAIDAERHRAFFVSAANFIYSVHLLVPTQRPLQWSKTTLDSDVGEVLLEPGDFIVAMDYLMEKESLLLGSLDGCLLLYNVEERTTEVVGRVEGGVKTIASSPDGALLSVTTGLGQLLVMTHDWEVLFETSIDPQSASACEINSSGGQIQSCVSWRGDGKHFATLGGFDGSPKKLTIWERESGKVHSSSDTKNFMGQSLDWMPSGAKVVTAHDRKTEGKCPLIVFYEKNGLERSYFSIEEPAEVVIEALKWNCNSELLAALVSCGQYDVIKIWSCSNNRWYLKQELRYTKKEGVRFSWDPTKPLHLICWTLEGEVIAHRFAWTTAVSETSVALVIDGPRILVTPLHLGLMPPPMSLFHLAFPCAVNEVCFVSKNSKNHLTAYLSNGSLCVVEFPAADTWEEFEGNGITVDPCHCDFSLNNSMHLTWIDTRTLIGICGCSDYCSSTPMRSSEAGNFEEKHDSLFFVNEIKLVCSEDCLPGSVSSSGWQARVSKRMPLEGPVIGVSRNPAKGGSAFIQLSGGKIVEYCSELRMTATIQSGDLCPDYDFPTSCTSMTAVPCHEKGVVRTLLLGLDDSCKLHLGKRLLSNNCSSFTFYSSSYGATEQVVTHLLVITKQDLLFIVDVNDILLKNGQVTIDSHVNSHPRAKPSKEHITVWEKGAKLIGVLHGDEAAVIIQTTRGNLECMYPRKLVLVAIVQALVQRRFKDAMDMVRRHRIDFNMLVDYCGWKAFIKSATDFVQEVNNLSHITEFVCSIKNENVSSKLYEAYISFPEQCSSSMDSENLHGAFSENKVTSVLMAVRKALEEQTEESSSRELCILTTLARSEPPLLEEALNRIKVIRELELHGGDDGRRKLYPSAEESLKHLLWLTEPEAVFNAALGLYDLNLAAIVALNSQKDPKEFLPFLKGLECLPPAIMRYTIDLKLARYESALRNIVSAGNEYHADCMELLNSNPQLFPLGLQLFSDPDKRHQILEAWGDHLFEEKCFGEAAITYQCCSSYQKSLKAYHVCGDWRGVFTVTGLLNFTKEEILQLAQELCDEFQALGKPGDAATIALEYCSDVDRGVGCYIMAREWEEALRVAYMHSRQDLVDTVKDAALECAALLISEYQEGLLKVGKYLARYVAVRQRRLSLAAKLQSEDRFMDVEDDNISEVSSSFSEMSAYTTRSTKESSASVISSSASKSRGSRRQKKGGKIRAGSPGEEMALVEHLKGMSLATGAQKELKSLLVVLTQLGKEDVARQVQLAGDNFEISQVAAVKLAEDTMSTDKMDENAHTLEHYTKMLRAHQPAAGETSSWRIKALSPP